AGAAGGAACTAAGGAGCCTGGAAAGGCAGGTGCTTGGAGGAAATGAAGAGAAGTAAATCTGGTCCCAGAACCGTGGGTTATTTTTAGGAGATGGAGTGAAAGTGGGGAAGCTCAGCACAGAGCCCCCGCCCCAGGCAGTTGGGGCTGAGGGAGGAGAGAACATGGCAGGCTCTAGGAGAAGAAAGAGACAGTCAAGGGGTGGAAAATGTCCCCCAAGACTCTCCTGGAGAGGCTAGATTCTGAGTGACTCAATGCCACTGAGCCAGTGAAATACTTTTGCTGCTACCGTAACTGTGACCCACTCATGCCTGCTCCTTTCCCATGCTGCAGACCACATCTGCAGGTTCAGCCCCTGCCCAAACCCAGGGTTTGCCATACCTTCAGACCCTGCTGCACATGAAGCCAGACAGCTCCTGATTACAAGGTCACCCCTACATCATGAGGTGTACCTGGGCTGTGGGCCCTTCAGGTGATGACTGAGGGCATTGGGAGCCTGACAAAGGGCATTTGGAGCTTTAGCCTAAAGCATCTGAAGCTAAAGTGACAAAGATGGACATCAAGACCCCCTCCCCTTCTCTGAGCACTTTCTGCACACCAGGCACCCTTAACAGGTACCATGTCACCAACTCCCGACAAGGCAACCACTGTCagcactcccattttacagatgaggaaaccaaggcaccaAGTGACCAGTTAGCTTACTCAAGGTTGCAGAGTTAGTAGCTGGCAGAACCTGGATTTAACCCAGAATCATGGCTTTAGTGCCCCATCTTTGGGGCAGGAGCTCTGACTTAATCTGGGAGCTGGGCAAAGGATGTCCATCCAGGGGAAGCAATGATCCCAAGGTAAGCATCAGGCCAAGAGGGTGGGAAACCCCGTGTGCACAGGCCTAGGGTGGGATGCAGGGAAGGAGAAGGGCCCCTTGTGGATAAGTTCAGGGAGTTAgatggggcagggggctggggaacAGGGGCAGAATGAAGCAGGAGAGGTGAACACGATGCTTGGTCCAAGGGCCCTGGAATTCACTGTGGGTGATTCCAACCACAGACTCCTGGGTTAAGCAGAAATGTTTTAACCCCAGCCACTCTGCTACAGGCTGAGTGGTTGTGGGGCCTGGTGGACAAGGTCTATCCAGAGAGCTCTGGGAGTGACGGGCTGAGCTCAGGAACGTGTGGTTCTGGGCACTTCAGGTAAAGCAGGAGCAACTAGGTGGCTGCAGCATGGGCTGCAGGGTGCCTaagcagagagagggaggagagggtccGGGGAGTCAGTGATGGGGGCGCTGTGTTCAGGACCCAAGTCTGGAgctggggcggggctggggcagAGGTGGCCCTATGGGCCCAGATGGATCCCTGGGGAGCCAATTCACTGACCTGGGTCCTTTGGGAGTTAGAGTGGGAGTGGGGTAGCCCCAAAGCCACCATTGTTGTCCCCTTGTCCGCCTGACTGTCTAGGACCTAAAATAGAGCAGGAGAACAGCAGATCTCCGTGAGAAGAATTTCTGGCAAAGAGGTCTGGGGGGAGGGGTGTGAATCACCACTGGGAACACTTCACTTGAGTTTGAAACTCTCAAAGCCCAGCTGCCCCAGCCTCACCCTCAGGGAGCCTGGAATACACTGGAAAGTAGGAGAGTGGGGTATCTTAGTCCCACCCCTGTCCAACCGTGGGGAGAGGGCTGGGTTCTGCCCCCAGCTCTGCCATGGAAATGCTGGATGACTGGACCAAGTTTGTCCCCCCAGGGCCAGTTTCCCAGATGTACCAGGAGTTAGATGCTTCATCTGCTGTGAGGCCCCTGGAGTTCATGGCAGGTGGTCCTAATATAGGCCTCAGGGTCAGAGAGACATGGGATGAGGTCCCAATTCCTTTCCTATTGGctgagtgaccttgagcaagtccccccacctcctgcagcctcagtttcctcatctgaaaaatgcacATTGAAACCAAGTCCTGTTCTTTCTGGTTTCAGCTGAGCTATCCAACAAGGATCTTGACAACTCCTGGGGCCTCCCTACACGTCCTCAGATGGAACACTTCGTGCTGCTCTGCTGGGAATGTtatcagagacttcactttttaaTGTCCTGTGCTTTGCATACTGCCTCTGGCTCTCCACATCCTGGAGGGCCTAGATGAATATCTAAATATCATATCGTTTCCAGAGGTTCCATGGGGGCATTTCAGCCCCGGTACTGGCCACTCCTGGAGGAAAAGGGTCTTTGGTccagggtggggccctcatgggCACCTATCTTGTGTCATGCTGGATCCCTGAGGGGCAGGGATGGGACTCCCCATTgggcagatggggaaacaggatcCTCTCCAAGAGGCCTATGTGCCCTTAGCACTGTGCCTGGGTTCAGTGCAGCCGCAGAGGCTGACGCGGGATGTGGTGCTGGCGTGCCCTCTAGCGGCCGCCGGGCGCCATCCCCCTCCGCGGCCAGAGCTGCCCAAGGTCCGACTGCCAGCGGTTAGGGCAGGGAAGTTCCTTCTTGGAGCCATCCGCGGTCCAGCCTGCTGCTGTCCCACTTCCCCCGGGCTGAGAACAGTCGCCCAGACTCCCTTCTCATGGCTTCCCAGAGACCCCAAAGCGGCTGCGCGCCCCGCCCCGATTGCCATGGAGACCGCTTGTACACAGTttcccccttcccctccacctTGTCCTAAGTCAGGTCCGCAAGCCGGACCAGCGCCCGCCTAGGAGGGAGCCCGCCAGGGCGGGCGGCCGCAGGCCCATGAACAGCAGGCCCCGAGGGAAGCTGGCCGTGGGGAGAGTGAAATTCTTCGGCCGGCACCGCGGGGAGGTGAGGTTCTGTCGACCTTTCCCCAGATAGACTTTGGGCTTCTTGGCTTTCGAGTAGTTTCTGGTTCTGTGTGGTTCGGGAGCTCGAGTGTTCCCTGAGCTCCAGTTGCAGAATGGGGTCCAGAATTCTAAGCTGTGGTTCCAGAGAGGGTTCAAACTCCTGGCTGATTCCAGTGTTCTCTGGACTCTGGCTTAAGAGGGAACTCAGGGCATAGAGCAGATTTTAAGCTAGTTCTGGACTCCAGTTCTAAAACAGGATCTTGGCTTCTAAAGAAGGCTAGCTGAGCCTCAGGCTCTGGTTTTACAAGACAGCAGAGAAGGCTCCAAGTCTTGACTCTACTGCAGAGTGGTTCCTGGGTTCTGGTTGTTGAGAGGCCTGAAGTCCAAGCTCTAACCCCAGGCTCTTGGGACAGTGTTTAGGGCTGGCTCGGGAGTCTGGAGTTAGGCATGAGCAGAAAGTATTTCTTGCCCCAGGATAGGccttttttactttccttccaGGTCAACTCTTCCGCCTTCTCTCCCGATGGCCAGAGGCTGCTCACGGCCTCCGAGGATGGCTGTGTATATGGCTGGGAGACCCAGAGCGGGAGGCTACTGTGGAGACTGCGTGGCCACAAAGGTGAGGCTCTTCAGcccagatggggagactgaggcccattGACCTGTTTTGCATTCCGCAGTCTACCAGCATTTGAGCTGGGCATCCCAGCAAGATAGCACCGGTAGGGCTGGGGTAAGAGGGCAAGGAGATGGGACCTGGTCCCTTGGGTCCTGAGCCTGACTCTTGACAGACCTGGACTCAAATCCTACCACTTAAATCTAGGTAAttccaccttcagttcagtcgctcagtcgtgtccgactctttgtgaccccatgaatcgcagcacgccaggcctccctgttcatcactaactcccggagtccacccaaacccatgtccattgagtcggttatgccacagccatctcatcctctgtcgtccccttctgctcctgccctcaatctttcccagcatcagggtcttttccagtgagtcggctcttcgcatcaggtggccaaagtattggagtttcagcttcaacatcagtccgtccaatgaatacccaggactgatctcctttaggatggactggttggatctctttgcagtccaagtgactctccagagtcttctccaacaccaccgttcaaaagcatcaattcttctgcgctcagctttcttcacagtccaactctcacatccatacatgaccactggaaaaaccatagccttgactagacggacctttgttggcaaagtagtctctgctttttaatatgctgtctaggttggtcataactttccttccaaggagtaagcgtcttttaatttcacggctgcagtcaccatctgcagtgattttggagccccaaaaaataaagtcagccagtttcagtcatttttaaatgtacagttcaatGGCATTATGTTCACTTTGTTGTGCAACTGGTCTCCAGAACTCTCATCTTGCAGAACTGCAACTCTGTACCCCTTGAACTCATTTCTCCcttcctcagcccctggcaacccctGTTCTGCCTTCTGTCTCCAGTTTAACTAAATACCTGGTGTAAGTGGaatctttcaatattttttttgctgactgaCTTCACTTGGCATAGCGTCCTTTATATTCATGTTTACCCACTTTTTCGACTGTGATTGAAATCAAGTCTTGTCACTTTCTCTGTGCCTCGTTTCTTTAGAATGGGGATAATAGTTGCTATCCTATAGAATGAGATTAATGCAAGCAAAGCACCTGGCTCCCAGTAAGAACTCagtaaattataattaaaaagacaAGGGAAATCTGATAATTATAAGGCAAACTGGTTCATGTTATACTAGGCAAAGTCCAGGGGCTGGGGAGTCAAAGACGATAATGTAGAACCTAGGCTGGGCTGAAAGGAGGtgcttttatttgatttattcatCTTCCAGATGGGCAAACCAAGTTTGCCATTTCAGACCAAAGGCATGGAAGCCCAGGAATTTTCCAGCTGGTTGGAGGATAAGGGTTAGAAGGGAGTGAGAAGGGAGGCAGGCAATGCAACTGAAGAAATCAGCAGGGGTTTAGACTGCAAGGGCTGGAGGTGGAGGGTAGCGCCCCATTGCTTGACCATGGCCACCCGCCCCAGGCCCCGTGAGGTTCTGCCGCTTCTCCCCTGATGGCCGCCTCTTTGCCAGCACCTCCTGTGACCACACCGTCCGTCTGTGGGATGCCGCAGATGCCAAGTGTCTGCAGGTCCTGAAGGGTAAGTGGGCTGGGGGGAAAGACTGGGAGCCAAGCAGCCAGGCCTGGGTTCCCGTTCAGACCTTGCCGTGTCCTGTGCCACCTCGCCTCTCCTCGACACTTGGCGGGTGTCTACAGGTCACCAGCGGAGTGTGGAGACCGTCAGCTTCAGCCATGACTCCAAGCAGCTGGCCTCGGGTGGCTGGGACAAGAGGGTGATGCTTTGGGAGGTGCAGGTATGTGGAGGGGCAGCCAGAGAGGCCTGGGATCCCGAGAGGCCCTCCACACGGTTACCCTTTCCCAACCGGAAAAGGTTGTTCCATCTCACTGCCCGTGCGCACACCTGGTGTTCCACTTCCTTGCATCTAGCTGCAGCCACCTCCCCAggtcccctcccacccacccttgTATCCCAACTCCTCTGCCATGAAGTGCTCCCTCTTCTGTCAAGGCCTTGGAAGCCCCCCCAACCCCTACGCAGCATGACACTACCCAGGCTTGCAGAGGGCCCGGGGTCTGACCCATCCGAGGTGGAGCTCTCCAAAGCTCAGGGCTCTCTCCTCCAGTCAGGCCAGGTGCTGCGTCACTTTGTGGGACACCGAGACTCTGTCCAGAGCAGTGACTTTGCACCCAGCTCAGACTGCCTGGTGAGCCATCTCTGCCCCCGCCCCAAGAGGAGGCAACTGGGAGCCCACCCCCATTTCCACTTCCCCACTTGGGCCAGAGTGGTTAAAATCCCACACCTTGATTTAGCTCTTCTGAGCCTGTCCCCTCTATAAAGTGGGGATTCTGCAGGTGCCATGGTGCCTGCTTCCTGTGGGCGTGGCCAGCTGAGGAAGCAGGCTCCACACTCAGGGCAGCTGTCTGCAGGCCACTGGCTCCTGGGATTCTACCATCCGCATGTGGGACCTCCGGGCAGGGACCCCTGGGATCTTCCACCAGGAGCTGGAGGGTCACAGAGGGAACATCAGCTGCCTGTGCTACTCACCATCTGGCCTACTGGTGAGCTGGGCTGCCTGAGTTCTGGGGTGGCTGCCGACTGCAATTCTGAGGGTCATGGGCCACTTGGGGGGCAGAGGATGCAGTCCCCAAACCTATATGCTTAGAGCTGTCTGCTGTCCAGGCATCTGGCTCCTGGGACAAGACCATTCACATCTGGAAGCCCTCAACCCGAAGCCTGCTCATCCAGCTCAAGGGCCACATCACCTGGGTGAAGAGCATTGCCTTCTCCCCCGATGGGCAGCAGCTGGCCAGCGCTGGCTACTCCCACATGGTAACCCCTACAGGCCTTCGTTCCTGCCAACTCCCACCTCACACCTTCCCTCTCAGAGCCCTCAGCAGGTCCAGAAATGCCCACTTCCCTATCTGCCCTCAGTAAGCTTCCAGGGGTAGAACCCAGATACCAACCACTTCTGTACCTAATGCCTGGCACTCATGTCTGCACTGGCCCAAATATCAGTGCTGCTGACATTTCTGACTCAATTTCAGGGCAAAGAAAATACTGCACCGAATGTCTGTGTATTATGCAGCCCTTGTTAAACACACCTCACAGACAACAAAATTTTGTCAAAGACACCAGCCTGTAAGACTTCCCTACCCGTCACCTTTTTATTTCTAGGTCAAAGTCTGGGACTGTAATACAGGAAAGTGCACCGAGACTCTGAAGGTAAGGTCTGTGGCCGAAGCAAACAAGGGTGCAGGGGAAGGTCTGCTGGGGAGGCCTGCACCCCCAGAACCCAATATTATGCTTTTGGCAGGGGGTTCTGAACGTGGCCCATGCCTGTGCCTTTATGCCAGATGGGAAACTCTTAGTGTCTGGAGCTGTTGATTAGACAAAATGTCAAGTCCACCACAGATCACCTTGACTTGCTCAAACCGAACATCACCATCTACAGCTCTCACACCTTCCACCCCTGCCTCTCCATGCCCAGGGGGCACAGGCCCAAAATAACCATAATAGAGCACCCAACAGATCCCTATGGCCAGGGCAGCAAGCCTGCTGGAATCCATCGGGCACCTGGTAACCATAGCCACTTCCTCAACAACTGAAGCCCCTATAAACACAAAGCAATGCCAGCTAGTGGTCTGTCTGTTTTATTGACAGCTGGATGCTCAAGCCTTGACTGCATACTTCCGGAGGGGGTAAAGCCGCTCCTTCCGCTGCTGCTTCTTGGTCTTCAGGTTCTCTTCATGCTTGTTGAGTCGGCGGCGCATGGCACGTGTTTTCTTGGGCCGCAGATCCAGGGGCTTGTACTTCTTGCCCTGGGTGAGGGGAAGCAAGGGGAACCTGAGGACCAGGGTTTAGGAGCACTGCAATACCTAAGGCAGCCCCGGAGGCTGGAACTGAGGTGCCAGAAGTGACCTGAGGGCAGTGTGTGTCGGGGAGATGTCTGCCAGGTGCCTGTGGTGACAGCAGCACTGAGCACACGCATCGGGGGAGGAGCTGGCTTGGCCAAGGCCACCCTGCTACGAGGGGCCAAGTTCCCACCTCGGCTCCTGTTCTCGGGCCTTTAACAGGAGATGGATCATCTCTCCATCTCTGCTCTCACTCCACTTCCTCCCCTGTCAGTCTAGGCGAAGGCAGCTCTGATGGTCCCCTTTGTTCTGCCAAGGCCCCTTGGGGCCTCTTTCATTGGAAGCGCTGTCCTGTGTGCTGGCTTAGCCACAAATGAGACCTGCTCCCTGCTCAAGGAGGTCCCAGCCCACCAGAAAACAAGTGGTGTGCTGgtgtggaggaggaaagagactGAGGAAGGCTTCACCTCACAACTGACAACAGCCTCAAAAGCGAGAAACCAGAGTGGGCATGAAAGCCCTGCAGAGTGACAGCTCAGGTTGGGAACTGCCAACAGCCTGGAGGGGTAGGCACAGGGCAGGTGGGTGTGCGCTTCAGGACATGAACAGCCTTGGGGCAGAGAACTGCAGGGAAAAAGCTCCACAGGAGATGAGGGCAAGCTCTGGGGGAAACCTGAAAGTCTGCCCATCCACACCCCTCATACCGCTGATACAGGTCAGGGCTTCCTGCTTTCAATTTGCTAAGCACCTAGAGCTCTGCTTGTCCAAGAAAGTAGCCATAGCCACACACGCTGTTTACATCTTCCAGTCCCTATAACCATGTAAGTGCTTATAACCATGTAACAGGCACAGGGGGCCAGAGGTTAATTTATCAAAAAGTGCTGATACAGAGACCTCATCTCTACCTCCTGGAGCCCTGGCTGGCTTCTATGGTGGAGTGTACTCACTGGATGGTCATGGAGGCAGTTCTTCCAGGCCATACCTCTACACGGTTCCCTCAGAGCCTGATAAACGTTCCAGACCCAATTCTCAGAAAACCTCCCCCACACAAACGTACACATGTCCAGGGATGGCAACAAGCCCAGCACACAGTGGCAACTTTGACATGTCAAATCCTCCAGTCATTCAAACACTAATTGGGTGTTGATGTGAAGCCATTTTGCAGTCAAAGCCCCCTAATCAGTAATCTTTAAGAGATTATAGAGTAATCTGGGTGGGCCTGCTTTAATCAGACGAAAGGCCTTAAAGGCAGGGATATGGCTTTCTCCAAGAAATCCCACCTGAGGGCAGCAGCTTCAACCAAATCTTTAGCTCTGCTTGCTCAGGATCCTCTCTTTGAGACAGAGGGCACCTCCTCCACAAACAAGTCATTTCCTTGTAGTAAACCAAATGTGtgcatgaagtgaaagtgaaagttgctcagttgtgtcgactcttggccaccccatggactatacagttcatgtaattctccaggtcagaatactggagtgggtagcctgtcccttctccaggggatcttccgaacccaggtctcctgcattgcaggcagattctttaccagctgagccacaaggggagcccaagaacactggagtgggtagcctatcccttctctagctgatcttctggacccaggaactgaaccagggactcctgcattgcaggcagattctttactgagctatcagggaagccatgtgTGCAGATGCATTCTATAAAATCTCTCACTGGTTCAGCTTCATAGTTTAATACTAGTGTTAGGCACAAGCCCCAGAAAACAGTTGTTAAAAACTCTAGGCTGTGAGGGACAGGCACCTGTGGCAATCTCCCGGAAGCACTCAATCCACCCCCACCCTATGGGTTGGAATCTAAGCCCAATCATCCAATCACTCCATTTACTGCATGTCAGTGATGCCAGGCAACTTAACCCAAGTCTTGAggtcctcatctgaaaaatgagaatgCCAGATACTTGGTGGTGACTGACACACCAAGACAAGTAAAACATTTAAACAGTCAATCCTCATAGACTCCCCAAACTCACCCAGCTGGTGAGGTTTTATTCAAAATCCAACTCTATCCAGACTCCCACACCTTTGATTCCTTGACAACTGCAGCCACATGCTGTCTGCATGCCATATGCTAGAAGGCTCTAGAAAGCCAGTCCCAAGCACCCCAGCGGGAGCTCACCATACCACCTTTTGGGCCTAGGGAGAGCTGGAATTTTGCTCCCTGTAGCCCAGCACCGTTATCCCTTCTCCACTAACCTTATAGAATTTCCTGAGGTTCTCTTTCTGAGTCTGGTTAATGACGGTCAGTACACGGGCGATGGATTTACGAACCACTCGGCTACAAAACAAGAGACAATCAATGAAGATGTGTAAGACACACAGCACTCCCCAAGGTATCTATTTCAGGGCCTGACCAAGATGTCACAGGGCAGGGGCACTGCCCATCAGCTCACCCACATTCACCCAGGAGGTGCCTAACCCAGCCCAAGAGGGTGTTCTGGAGGCAAGAGAAACAATACATGAGCATCCTAGGAAAGGGGACATGAAGCAGCTGGCACAAACAGTGTTTTTGAAGAGCTGTGAAGTGTTCAGTGAGGCTTAATGAGGGGAAGTGAAGGGCAACAAGGAAAGACCTTTCATCCCTGGCCATATATCCTAAGGGCTACAAAAAAAGACCTAAGCAATGTGGATCTGAATAAGCTCACTGGAGGGAACCATGCCACAAGCTGGGCCACTGGGAGGGGACAAGGCTGAAGACAAGAAAAAGCTGGGGATAAGTGAAACATGTCCTCATGCTGAATGAGAGCTGATCAGTAAATGGCTGTAAACATCATCTTGATTCAGCATGCACCACAAGAAAATTACTGGGGGCCCATCTTATAACAAAGGGGAAAAACATGGGTGGTGTGCCAACCTGCACATCAGGTACAATGTGGCAGAAGTGGAATTTATGCCCCAGCTGACTAACTCGGAACTTATGTTCCTTTCTCAAGTTTTGATTCTTGCCCCCCATACACCAGTAAGTTACACTACAACTAAAATAAGGGGTGCAAGGGATGCCTCAACCAAGTGAAAAAGGCTGAGGAAAAACATCAAGTGCTGGTGGGAGACAGAGGAATGGGGTCAATTAGACACTCAAAGGAGGCATTAAAACGGGACTTCGGGGGCACCTAATTCTTCCTCTAGATAGTCAAGCCGTTACACCAGGAAAAAGGAACACAGGTCAAAAGCAGGTAAAGGCAACGTGTCACCACACGCCTCGGCGTGAGAAAGGCACCTAAAGAGGCTGAATAGAAACGGCGCCGCGTTCTGACCCACGGAGCCATGGAAAGGGCAGTTACACGGCCAACTCCTTAAGCCCACTTCGAAAGTCCCCTACGTGTGTCCCTGTACTCTGGCCGCCAGTTCACTTACATCTTGGAGAGTTTGGAAGCCGCGCCGCCTGTCACTTTAGCCACGCGCAGCTGGGACAGCTCCACCTTCAGGTCCTCCAGCTGTTTCAGCAGCTCCTCCTTCTTCTTGCCGCGAAGGTCTCGAGCCTTAATCTTGGCCTGCCCGACAAAGGTCTGGGTCAAACACCTCCCCTCCACCTGCGTCGCAGCCCGCCCCTCGAGGCCGAGCGCCTTGCCCTGGGCCAAGAGCGCTCTGGAGACCCAGCACTACCCGCCTCGGGC
This DNA window, taken from Bubalus kerabau isolate K-KA32 ecotype Philippines breed swamp buffalo chromosome 11, PCC_UOA_SB_1v2, whole genome shotgun sequence, encodes the following:
- the WDR38 gene encoding WD repeat-containing protein 38: MNSRPRGKLAVGRVKFFGRHRGEVNSSAFSPDGQRLLTASEDGCVYGWETQSGRLLWRLRGHKGPVRFCRFSPDGRLFASTSCDHTVRLWDAADAKCLQVLKGHQRSVETVSFSHDSKQLASGGWDKRVMLWEVQSGQVLRHFVGHRDSVQSSDFAPSSDCLATGSWDSTIRMWDLRAGTPGIFHQELEGHRGNISCLCYSPSGLLASGSWDKTIHIWKPSTRSLLIQLKGHITWVKSIAFSPDGQQLASAGYSHMVKVWDCNTGKCTETLKGVLNVAHACAFMPDGKLLVSGAVD
- the RPL35 gene encoding large ribosomal subunit protein uL29, which codes for MAKIKARDLRGKKKEELLKQLEDLKVELSQLRVAKVTGGAASKLSKIRVVRKSIARVLTVINQTQKENLRKFYKGKKYKPLDLRPKKTRAMRRRLNKHEENLKTKKQQRKERLYPLRKYAVKA